Genomic DNA from Vanrija pseudolonga chromosome 3, complete sequence:
CCGAATCCACTAGGCGTGGCAGAGGTCGAACCAAACAGGCCACCAGTCGCGGGCTTCTGACCGAAGGTTGAAGTCGAGGCCGCGGGCTGGCCAAAAGCCGAGGTCGGCTGGCCAaacccgccggcggcaggctGTCCAAACCcaccggcagcggcaggctgTGCTGTTGGCTCCTTGCGGTTTTGCTGGTAATCCATCATGCGGAGCTCCTCGAAGCTGGCACCCTTGTAGGCATCCATGGCGTTGATGACATGGAagaggtggggtgggggtaaCTCCTTGCCGATTCCTGGCGCCGGGTCACGCTGCCAGGTAGGTTGGTACGGAGGCGCCTGGGTACCCGtggtgggaggaggcggaggcgggccGGGGTTGTAAGAGTAGACGTGGTTGGCAGGCATGGTCACTGACGTGCTGCCAGACGCGCCGAAACCAGTCGCGGGCTTGGATCCAAATAAGCCACCTgacgcaggcgacgagcCAAAGCCAGAGGTGGCCGGCTTGGCACCAAATAATCCacccgaggtcgaggcatTGTTTTGGCCAAACGTGCTGTTATTGTTCTGCGAGCCGAACAAACCACCACCTGTTGTGGTGTTGGCCTGACCAAACGTCGACGATCCAGTTGCGCCGAAGCTGGGGCGAGCGCCGAACGTGCTAGTctgggcctgctgcgccggctgcCCGAATCCACCTGGGATGAGGTCAGTTGTGATCTGTGGGACAGCGACTGATCGACataccaccgccgccgaagccAGTGTTTGCCGAAGACGAGCCAAAGAGGCCGGTGCCGGTGTTTTGCTGGGCCGGCTGGCCGAAACCGCCGGTGttttgctgctgctgaccaAAGGCTGCAGAATGTTAGTGTCCAGTGATGGTGGTAGCGACGCACTGTTGCCACCAAAGCCAGTAGAGGTGCCGCCCGAACCAAACAGGCCACCAGTCTgttgcggctgctgctgttgctgttgctggtTGTTCTGTCCCCAGCTAGAGCCGAACATCGTGAGGAGTGGGAGTCGTACTCAATGCGTCGTGGTGGAGAAGGTGGGCTATGCTGAGGTGGAGATGCCGGATGGGAGTGATGCGGAAGGAAGGCGCaagggtggggtggtgggggggaaggggaggcggagcccgGTTGCTCGAGCTGCGACTGGGGCTGCTGTCGACTCCAGAACGCTCGAATTCGCCTGTGGACGTGTTCGGGTGCCCAGTGACGAAGGGGTCGATGCGATTACAGCCGCTTGTGGCGAGATAGATGGAGAGGAAGAGGTGTACAAGACTGTCTGGTTGTGGGTGTGTCGCCGTCGTTCACTTGTTGTCCAACTTCTGATGGATGAACGCACAGGGGCGCTTGGTGTGGTTGCCACCCTACGGCGTTAGCGGCGAATAATCCACGTGGTCAACGTGGCTTCGTGCCTGGCGACGCGTGTGGCGCCAGCGTCAGAGTTATGACTTGCACTGGAATACTGATGGGGGGCCTCGAGGTGAGGTGCATGGTGCATGGTTGACGATGCAAGCCGAGCGCTGAAAAGAAACAAACGTGACGAAGGTCGCGACTCATCGATAGCAGAAGTATGCGCCAACAATAGTCAttgaggcggcgctggggcgtcCGTTGACCCATCCTTGGGCACAGGCCTCAATGGCAAAGTGGAGGACATGTCAATACTGCCCTCCAGCACTCATTATCTCTTCTGCGTTGAACAAGAAGCATGCACACCTCTTCGCTGCATTCTTGTGCGTCCTTGCTGCTCGCTCAGCAGCATAAATGCCAGCCACGCACAGTGCCAAGCCTATGAACCGCGTTACGTAAGCTCCCGATGCGTCGAtcggcccgccgcctcgtcggtgccTGCCTGGGCAACAATGTTGTCGTGTTGTCGCCGTCTCGGCAACTTTGTGTATTGCTTCTCGTTCGTTTCCCCTTCTCACCCGGTGCAATGGCGACCTACCCAccgccgagcacctcgctCCCGGCAGAAGAGTACGAGCTCACGTCGGCCGGCACGGTgcagccaccgccgccgcaggcgcaggcTCCGGGATCGGCCAAATCGCGCAAGCTCACACTCCAcccgaacgcgtcgagctcggccttgctcTTCGCAGCGCCTGGCGCCAACTCGAGCCCCGTCAATCAGCGCCCCCGGCCGCGCAGGCGCGCTAGCTCAAATTCGACGCGCTTGCATTCGGGCGGCAACCATGAGTTCACGAGATCCCACTTCCTCAACGAggacctcgaccacctcggccctGCGTCTGAAGAGGTCCACGTGCCTAACTTTGGAAGCATCCTCGGCTTCAACGAGACAGGAGAGGACCACTATTCCGTTGCTGCGACAATACGCAGTCGGTGGAAGCGCAAGCTgtacctcctcctcgaggagccGGCCAGTGGACGGGAGGCGTTCTACGTCCATGTGTTGGTGACGGGAGCGATCATCTTCAGGTGAGGAGGGGTGGCGGGAGAGTGTCAACTGACCTCGCCAGTGCAATCTTGACGACGTTATCCACCCTGCCGGCGTTTCACACCGACCCGGTCGCTGTCAAGACCCAGTTTGGCCTCGACACGacactcgtcctcctcttcacgATCGAGTACAttgcgcgctcgctggctcaCTCGGCGTCATGGACAATGTACTACAACTGGGCGACGTCCTTCTTTGGCGTCCTGGACCTTCTGGCAATCCTGCCGTACTACATCGAGGTCATTCGGCAACAGGACACGTCGATCCTGTTCCGCTTCTCCATCTTGAGGACATTCCGACTTCTTCGAGTCTTCCGTGCGTTCAGGTACCAGAGTTCGATGCTCTTGACCATCGAGGTCATGTACGTTGCTGTCCGGCGGTCCAAGGACGCCTTGATCGCTATCTCGTACTTTATCCTACtggtcctcgtcctcttctcGACCCTCATTTACTTTGCCGAGCGCGGCACATGGGACGCGACCCTCGGCGCGTTTGTCGACTCTGACGGCGACGTCTCGCTGTTCGACTCGATCCCGCAGACGGCGTGGTATGCGCTCGTCACGATGAGCACGGCTGGGTACGGCGATGTGGTGCCCAAGAGCGCTCTTGGCAAACTGCTGTCTGTTCCATTGCTCATGTTTGGTCTGCTGCTTATCGCGCTCCCGTCGTTCGTGCTCGGTCGCAACTTTGCCATTGTCTACGACGCCATGGTGCACACCATTCCTCAAGCCCCGACACCAGCCGAttcgccaccaccatcaccgcgCCGGGGCGGCATCCTTACACCAgtggaggaggccgacaGCGTGCCATTGTTACCAGTCACAGCACCGGCGTTATCATCACCGTTGCCGCAGCCCCACGTCAAGGAGGGCAGTGGCGGGTCGCTGTCCCAGCCCAAGATGTGGGACCCACTGGCCCAGGGCTTACCGGCAGGCCCGTCGACCGCACCTCAGCCGGCCCGCGACAAGGGCCTCACCAACGTCAAGTTGGCAAAGAACCAGTTTGTCCTTCTGGAACAGATTGACTCTCTGAGACGGGTTGTCGACAAGCAAGGGGAGACGATTGACCGCCAGGCGCAGATGATGGCTCAGTtgctcgaggcgctgtcCATCAGGGAGGGGATCAGTGAATCGCCCAGCGGCAAGGGCAAAGGCAAGGCTcgggaggacgacgacgatgaccaTATACTGCAATAATTAGAGCCACATAGACCGAGAAGTGACATGCATGGCATCGCATCCAGGCTGCATcggttggtggtggtgggtgcatGGCGATcagcagcatgcatgcatgtaTACCGCCGCCATGCACGCCGCCATGAGTCATACGCGCCACACACTGCCCATGCATCCCCCCTCCATcacctccccccccccccccccaacgCCCCCCCGCATGCATGACGACAGGCGTTAGAGTGGCGACGATGACACcagagcgacgacgccgatCCAAAAAACAATGATGTGTAATGCCCCTTATCAACGCCGTTGAttgcgccgccaccgccgtctACGTCC
This window encodes:
- the Kcnb2 gene encoding Potassium voltage-gated channel subfamily B member 2: MATYPPPSTSLPAEEYELTSAGTVQPPPPQAQAPGSAKSRKLTLHPNASSSALLFAAPGANSSPVNQRPRPRRRASSNSTRLHSGGNHEFTRSHFLNEDLDHLGPASEEVHVPNFGSILGFNETGEDHYSVAATIRSRWKRKLYLLLEEPASGREAFYVHVLVTGAIIFSAILTTLSTLPAFHTDPVAVKTQFGLDTTLVLLFTIEYIARSLAHSASWTMYYNWATSFFGVLDLLAILPYYIEVIRQQDTSILFRFSILRTFRLLRVFRAFRYQSSMLLTIEVMYVAVRRSKDALIAISYFILLVLVLFSTLIYFAERGTWDATLGAFVDSDGDVSLFDSIPQTAWYALVTMSTAGYGDVVPKSALGKLLSVPLLMFGLLLIALPSFVLGRNFAIVYDAMVHTIPQAPTPADSPPPSPRRGGILTPVEEADSVPLLPVTAPALSSPLPQPHVKEGSGGSLSQPKMWDPLAQGLPAGPSTAPQPARDKGLTNVKLAKNQFVLLEQIDSLRRVVDKQGETIDRQAQMMAQLLEALSIREGISESPSGKGKGKAREDDDDDHILQ